Sequence from the Candidatus Paceibacterota bacterium genome:
ACAAACACGAAAAAAGACGAAAAAAACATTATGATTCCGCCGGTCGGCTCGTTCTTCCACGCGACGAAAAGAAGTATCGTAAAAACATACGCGGGGAAAAGACGCATAACAAGCAGCGTTATTATCGCCCAGACAGAAGGGTCGTCATCATAAATTCCCAAAGCGGAAATCCACAAAAAGCAAAGGAAAGCTATTCCTAAAGATCTGGGTGTCCAGTATGAAATTTTTTCCATCTTATCCCTATCCATATTCATTTGCATAAAATTTTATTTCAAAAAAGCCTTACGGCAAAAACACAAACTGTCGGCAAGAACAAAAACAAAAGTGCAAATTCTCCGCTAAAACTCGTCTCCGAATTTCTTCTCTTCAAGCTCTGAAATTTCTCTTTCGCCAAAGCCCAGATGATGACCCACTTCGTGCCAAACCACTTCAAAAACCAGCTTTCTTATTTTTTTTGAATCGGTCCTCCCCGCCAGCTCTTCAATCGGCTTTTGGAAAATAGTGATCTTATCGGGCATCACGCCGAAATATCCGGATCCGCGGGCGCTCTTTGGAACGCCTTCATAAAGCCCCAAAATATCGTCATCAACAAAAATTTCCGTCTCGCCGAAATTCTTTTTGCGCGCTTCTTCCTCAACGACAAAAACAAGGTTCTCCAAAGACGCTTTTGCTTTCCCCGGCAAGGCGTTCACCGCTTCTGCCACTATTTTTTCAAATTCTTTTGTATTCACTTCCGTACTGTTATTCTACCAAAAAATCGCCGGACAAGCTCCCTCCTGCCAGCTGGCCGCAAGCGGCGCTTATATCCTCGCCAAAACGGTATCTCTGGGTAACTCCTATTCCTCTTTTCTCCAAAATTTCCCGGAATTTTTTAATCTTAAGAGGAGCGGAAGGCTTGAAAAATCCGGTCGGATTATAAGAAATCAAATTGACGAAACAAAGGCGCCCCCTCATCAGCTCGGCCAATTTTTCGGCATGCTTTTCACTGTCATTTACACCGCTTATCATTACATACTCAAACATCACGCGGCGTCCGGTATTTTTTATATAATCATCAACCGCGGCTAAAATTTTCTTAATCGGATATTTTTCGTTAATCGGCATCAATTTTAAACGAAGGTCGTCATCGGGAGCATGAAGTGAAATCGCCAAATTTATCTGTAATTTTTCTTTTGCCAAATTTATAATTCCTTCAACAATACCGGCGGTAGAAATTGAAAAATGCCTGGCGCCCAGATTAAATTCTTCCTTGCCGTTCAAAATCTTTATCGCCCCGATCACATTTTTGTAATTCAAAAACGGCTCACCCATACCCATAAAAACTACGCTGGTGATTTTTTCTTTAAATTTCTTCAAATAGCGGGCGAAAAACAAAACCTGGTCTGTAATTTCATAAATATCCAAATTTCTTTTGAATCCGGTTTTTCCCGTGGCGCAAAAAGAACAATCCAAAACGCAGCCCACTTGAGAAGAAACGCAAACGGTATTTCTGGCGCCCTTGCCTCTCATTAAAACCGATTCAATTTTCAAGCCGTCTTTTAAGACGAAAAGAGCT
This genomic interval carries:
- a CDS encoding metallopeptidase family protein → MNTKEFEKIVAEAVNALPGKAKASLENLVFVVEEEARKKNFGETEIFVDDDILGLYEGVPKSARGSGYFGVMPDKITIFQKPIEELAGRTDSKKIRKLVFEVVWHEVGHHLGFGEREISELEEKKFGDEF
- the rlmN gene encoding 23S rRNA (adenine(2503)-C(2))-methyltransferase RlmN; this encodes MDLARLQKFFNKEPEYRLKQARKAIFQDLIQDWREASALPLGLREKLSKEFPIETPGKTIVSKNKDAIKALFVLKDGLKIESVLMRGKGARNTVCVSSQVGCVLDCSFCATGKTGFKRNLDIYEITDQVLFFARYLKKFKEKITSVVFMGMGEPFLNYKNVIGAIKILNGKEEFNLGARHFSISTAGIVEGIINLAKEKLQINLAISLHAPDDDLRLKLMPINEKYPIKKILAAVDDYIKNTGRRVMFEYVMISGVNDSEKHAEKLAELMRGRLCFVNLISYNPTGFFKPSAPLKIKKFREILEKRGIGVTQRYRFGEDISAACGQLAGGSLSGDFLVE